GGGAAATTTTGTAGCAACTCGCAGCGGACGGTTGAGTTGGTTCTGTTTCTCGCGCAAATCTTCCACCCGATGGACATTCTCCCAGCTTTCCGGCACGATCACATTCAACGTACAAAATCCGAAGCCCAGTTCTTTGAGTAGCGGCAGCACTTCGCCATTGGCGCTCTTCTCGGCGACCACATCCCAGCCGGTGATGCCAAAATCAACCGTGCCATCATGCACGCTGACAGCAATATCACCAGCGCGTTGGAAAAGCACCGACACGCCGGGCAACATGGGAATACTGGCCTGATATTGACGCGGATTAGGTTTATAAACATTCAGCCCGGCATTGGAGAGCAAATCCAGGGCTTCTTCGGCCAAACGGCCTTTGCTGGGCAAAGCGAAACGAATTTCTTTACGTGATGTCATAAATTTCTCCAATATACCCTCACCCCCGGCCCCTCTCCCAAAGGGAGAGGGGGGCAAGAAAGGGATAACAAAAAAGCGCCATCTGCTCGGAGGGCGCTTCATTTATGGCGAATTCGTAAATCTAAAGTTCTTAAAGCAGACCTGCCCGGGCGGAGTTGCCGGTTGAAGTATGATGATGGTGATAATGCTTGCAGGTCAGAATAGTCTTCTTCATATTGGGCGGGATTTTAGCACAAGGCCGGGTATCCGTAAAGGCGAACTTATAAAAAATTTCAGAATTGCATCCCAACAACAGCCATATCTGACTTATCTTGATGAATCGGCACGGGCAAAGAGCTGGCAACGATTTTGGCATAATCGATATGAGAAAGCACATTGACATTTCCGTTCGCGACATCAAGCAGATAATCAACGATCAAATTCGGTAGATCAACTCCCGTTAAGGGGACGGTAGTGTGGAATTCCATCGTGTGGTTAATCTCGTTGACCAGCAAACCTTTTTCGGGATGCTCAATCAAATCCACAGCCAGCACGCCGCCGCCAACGGCCTGAGCAGCACGCACGCACAGATCGTTGATCTCTGGGGTCACGGGGCAAATATCGCCAGAGCCGCCGCGGGCAGTATTGGTAATCCAGTGCGGGGAGTGACGGTAAATC
The sequence above is drawn from the Chloroflexota bacterium genome and encodes:
- the hisG gene encoding ATP phosphoribosyltransferase, translated to MTSRKEIRFALPSKGRLAEEALDLLSNAGLNVYKPNPRQYQASIPMLPGVSVLFQRAGDIAVSVHDGTVDFGITGWDVVAEKSANGEVLPLLKELGFGFCTLNVIVPESWENVHRVEDLREKQNQLNRPLRVATKFP